One genomic window of Streptomyces sp. NBC_01264 includes the following:
- a CDS encoding IS6 family transposase encodes MPSYANHRYPVEIISHCVWLYFRFPLSFREVEEMMLERGVVVSYETIRRWCLKFGQVYANALRRRRPQPGDKWHLDEVFVKIGGVRKYLWRAVDADGNVLDILVQNRRDKAAARRFFRRLLTSTGQVPRVVVTDKLKSYGAAHREVMPSVEHRSHKGLNNRAENSHQPTRQRERAMKGFRSPGGAQRFLAAFTGISPHFRPGRHLMTARRHRLEMTVRFAIWDQITGVAGMPATV; translated from the coding sequence ATGCCGTCGTATGCGAATCACCGTTACCCGGTGGAGATCATTTCGCACTGTGTGTGGCTGTACTTCCGGTTCCCGCTCTCCTTCCGTGAGGTGGAGGAGATGATGCTCGAGCGGGGCGTGGTCGTCTCCTACGAGACAATCCGCCGGTGGTGTCTGAAGTTCGGCCAGGTCTACGCCAACGCGTTGCGCCGGCGGCGCCCGCAGCCCGGCGACAAGTGGCACTTGGACGAGGTCTTCGTCAAGATCGGCGGGGTGCGGAAGTACTTGTGGCGGGCTGTGGACGCCGACGGGAACGTCCTCGACATCCTGGTGCAGAATCGACGTGACAAGGCTGCGGCCAGGCGTTTCTTCCGTCGGCTCCTCACCTCCACCGGGCAGGTGCCCCGGGTGGTCGTCACCGACAAGCTGAAGTCGTACGGGGCAGCGCACCGCGAGGTGATGCCCTCGGTGGAGCACCGTTCCCACAAGGGTTTGAACAACCGGGCGGAGAACTCGCACCAGCCAACGAGGCAGCGGGAACGGGCTATGAAAGGGTTCCGCAGCCCGGGTGGGGCGCAACGGTTCCTGGCCGCGTTCACCGGGATCTCACCCCACTTCAGACCCGGACGGCACCTCATGACCGCCCGCCGCCACCGCCTCGAAATGACCGTCCGCTTCGCGATCTGGGACCAGATCACCGGCGTCGCCGGCATGCCCGCGACGGTCTGA